A region from the Tahibacter amnicola genome encodes:
- the phhA gene encoding phenylalanine 4-monooxygenase, with protein MDTPSRVEHQMTDKGYVPVYTTAVIEQPWSTYTETDHATWATLFQRQRELLVGRAAKEFVENQERFGMSADRIPRFDELNRVLRQATGWELIGVEGLLPELTFFEHLANRRFPVTWWIRRPEQLDYLAEPDLFHDLFGHVPLLLNPVFADYMQAYGCGGVKAAGIGPEALVNLTRLYWYTVEFGLIRTSEGLRIYGAGIVSSKGESIYSLESPAPNRIGFDLERVMRTRYRIDTYQKTYFVIDSYEQLMDATRPDFTPIYARLREAPSFPAGDVLATDSVFQRGTGEGWLADGDV; from the coding sequence ATGGATACTCCCAGCCGCGTCGAACACCAGATGACTGACAAGGGCTACGTGCCCGTGTACACCACGGCCGTCATCGAACAGCCCTGGTCGACCTATACGGAAACCGACCACGCGACCTGGGCCACGCTGTTCCAGCGCCAGCGCGAACTGCTGGTCGGCCGCGCGGCGAAGGAGTTCGTCGAGAACCAGGAGCGCTTCGGCATGTCGGCCGATCGCATTCCCAGGTTCGACGAGCTGAACCGGGTGCTCCGGCAGGCGACCGGCTGGGAGCTAATCGGTGTCGAGGGGCTGCTTCCGGAACTGACCTTCTTTGAACACCTGGCCAACCGGCGCTTTCCGGTGACCTGGTGGATCCGTCGTCCGGAGCAGCTGGATTACCTGGCCGAGCCGGACCTCTTCCATGACCTCTTCGGCCACGTGCCGCTGCTGCTCAACCCGGTCTTCGCAGACTACATGCAGGCCTACGGCTGCGGCGGGGTGAAGGCGGCCGGTATCGGCCCGGAAGCGCTGGTCAATCTCACGCGTCTGTACTGGTACACGGTGGAATTCGGCCTGATCCGCACCTCCGAAGGACTGCGCATCTACGGCGCCGGTATCGTCAGTTCCAAGGGGGAGTCGATCTACAGCCTGGAATCGCCGGCGCCCAACCGGATCGGCTTTGACCTGGAACGCGTCATGCGCACGCGCTACCGGATCGATACCTACCAGAAGACCTATTTCGTCATCGACAGCTATGAACAGCTGATGGACGCCACGCGGCCGGATTTCACCCCGATCTACGCCCGTTTGCGCGAAGCACCGTCGTTCCCGGCGGGCGACGTGCTGGCGACCGATTCCGTATTCCAGCGTGGTACCGGCGAGGGTTGGTTGGCGGACGGCGACGTCTGA
- a CDS encoding Lrp/AsnC family transcriptional regulator yields the protein MSESTLDRTDRRILEVLQEAGRITNADLAEQVNLSASACLRRVQRLEESRVITGYAAQVDPAAVGLGLQAFVRVQLARHDAPSIAHFVQRVQDSREVVACHALTGDMDYLLHVVVEDLDHFSRFLLDRLLNESGVADVNSSFVLRTVKRTHALPLAE from the coding sequence ATGTCCGAAAGCACGCTCGATCGTACCGATCGCCGCATCCTGGAGGTCCTGCAGGAGGCCGGCCGCATTACCAACGCAGACCTGGCCGAACAGGTGAATCTCTCCGCCTCGGCCTGCCTGCGGCGCGTCCAGCGGCTGGAGGAGTCGCGCGTGATCACCGGCTACGCGGCGCAGGTCGACCCGGCCGCCGTCGGGCTGGGGCTGCAGGCCTTCGTGCGCGTCCAGCTGGCCCGGCACGACGCGCCGTCGATCGCCCACTTCGTGCAGCGCGTGCAGGATTCCCGCGAGGTCGTCGCCTGCCATGCGCTGACCGGCGACATGGACTACCTGCTCCACGTCGTGGTCGAGGACCTCGACCATTTCTCCCGCTTCCTGCTCGATCGCCTGCTGAACGAATCCGGCGTCGCCGACGTCAATTCCAGCTTCGTGCTGCGCACGGTCAAACGCACGCACGCACTGCCGCTGGCCGAATAG